A region of Denticeps clupeoides chromosome 19, fDenClu1.1, whole genome shotgun sequence DNA encodes the following proteins:
- the zbtb38 gene encoding zinc finger and BTB domain-containing protein 38 isoform X3, which produces MTVSSPSTRGLMDSSHPQTVLSRLSEQRSQGMFCDVTIVVEDVKFRAHRNVLAATSGYFRNAFTSPEIFTSGQVLELLDLRSEVFATILNFIYSSKVASLSTEDTKSLVAAGKRLGIPFLEKLMEDRQGSGLLQGQALGNQQQQNSNPSSLKKETPRLEESDCTKGPRITNAFSITEVGAGNNPFTPLDSRNGGRQSPDMGNLPSGCPAPSVPSVENETTQALSEHSYAVSQGPKSTDFSEGGQGSDKKANRPTPVSPRTLSCRNFGPIKKRHRLHCATPKSISTPSDTPSIPVLNSDSCPVLQKAVVSPDEEACSRPLLAINPEPETDPVSELDPLDENPSPTEPEPPSLSPHENPDTPEYHCEYCPNIFSNRALLTLHMQIHKKRFVSHLYCKYCCRRFMHLKRLRNHEQVCNRAQRSPPQLEPNDKETTTDHNSNGMSHLKETQSLPSLDLQDSFTIDPTLENPVAMHGCELDRVKKGAQRAHKCSVCKRAYVTLSSLKRHENVHSWHRAYPCHYCNKVFALAEYRTKHEIWHTGERRYQCIFCLETFMTYYILKNHQKAFHGIDPRLAVNKKSANGGFKNSVYPIKLYRLLPMKFRKRRYKTYRKTYGEDENDQAFSTALGRTSPTSPFESVGGQSLFSMPVTFMATPKTMAVGMPRIGFGQPLDQNMTLPIHSDEDMPQSQDFLSADTEQDDALSEAENSRSSLMNYKYTNPSGTQRKKGSSVLVHGHNVESPPHKTTFPDVNSATSTERVGNRLGNISAIEAMAGQLFLPGTESLGQEKSVGGKTETYIAKPACPGPSIDSHVLPLCQITVKIGNEAIIRRKIKGSKLFPKKRKRKIWNQMEGKDVPRTSDEGVGCSSLCQRTEATASTLENEPYDDLNDRDTGDNLWRPYYSYKPKKKGKKLRSKHRQHKSVKYYARMFSPQLSENLTETGFGSDMSVPAHNTDLRRSLRSNSPKTTHACDICKGLFTNESSLRMHLISCHQYFCQTCGKQCLPEDASSFGSPLADESREFVCKSCMEDGSCFDNSAPGPSTEKRYRCSFCPQRFLYLATKRSHEKKHLEKSGKGYSCQYCPKVCKSAAHRAVHEKKHFIKTEEHEDLEQAEMDVKDSAIMIDSYTGDKGEPKSEPWDNSDISTQAMTKAEASLHDKEISHEKISSSENPFLLSLSELQQKKKHKRKRMMEFPKTFSSQSNKDSIGLVTSGQKGPLPILGTNSYCSSRMAFPNCLTRDPVTKGSTHPEPTYSLSKSQHRLCKEEIYFHDHN; this is translated from the coding sequence ATGACTGTGTCTTCCCCCAGTACCCGAGGACTTATGGACAGCTCACACCCCCAAACTGTCTTGAGTCGGCTGAGCGAACAGCGTTCCCAAGGCATGTTCTGTGATGTCACCATTGTGGTGGAGGATGTCAAGTTCCGGGCACACCGCAATGTCCTTGCTGCGACCAGTGGATACTTCCGTAATGCTTTTACTTCTCCAGAGATCTTCACTTCAGGACAGGTTCTGGAGCTGTTAGACCTCAGGTCTGAGGTCTTTGCCACCATCCTTAACTTCATTTACAGCTCCAAGGTGGCGTCACTGAGTACAGAGGACACAAAATCATTGGTTGCAGCTGGAAAAAGATTGGGAATTCCATTTCTGGAAAAACTTATGGAAGACAGGCAAGGTTCAGGTCTCTTGCAAGGTCAAGCGTTAGGAAACCAACAGCAACAGAACTCCAATCCCAGCTCATTAAAGAAGGAAACTCCTAGGTTGGAGGAATCTGACTGTACAAAAGGCCCAAGAATAACTAATGCATTTTCAATTACAGAGGTAGGCGCTGGGAACAATCCTTTCACACCCCTAGACTCACGCAATGGTGGACGCCAGTCACCCGATATGGGAAACCTTCCATCTGGCTGCCCAGCTCCAAGTGTCCCCAGTGTTGAGAACGAGACTACACAGGCACTATCTGAGCACTCATATGCTGTAAGCCAGGGACCCAAGTCGACAGACTTCAGTGAAGGAGGACAAGGGAGTGATAAGAAAGCAAACAGGCCCACTCCAGTATCACCCCGAACCCTATCATGCCGGAACTTTGgtccaattaaaaaaagacacagactTCATTGTGCAACCCCCAAAAGTATTTCCACGCCATCTGACACACCCAGCATTCCTGTGCTCAACTCTGACAGTTGTCCGGTGTTGCAGAAGGCTGTAGTGAGCCCTGATGAGGAAGCATGCTCACGCCCTCTGTTAGCCATTAACCCTGAACCTGAGACAGACCCAGTCTCAGAGCTTGATCCTCTTGATGAGAATCCTTCCCCTACAGAGCCTGAACCACCATCTCTTAGCCCCCATGAAAACCCTGACACCCCAGAATACCATTGTGAGTACTGCCCCAACATTTTCAGCAACAGAGCACTTCTCACCTTGcacatgcaaatacacaaaAAGAGGTTTGTCAGTCatttatattgtaaatattgctGCCGGAGATTTATGCACTTAAAGAGATTACGCAACCATGAACAAGTGTGCAATAGAGCTCAGAGAAGTCCACCTCAGTTGGAGCCAAATGACAAGGAAACCACAACTGACCACAACTCAAATGGGATGTCACATCTAAAAGAGACGCAATCTCTGCCATCGCTTGACCTCCAAGATAGTTTTACCATTGACCCCACATTAGAGAATCCCGTTGCAATGCACGGATGTGAATTGGACAGGGTTAAGAAAGGAGCCCAAAGAGCACAtaaatgcagtgtgtgtaagCGGGCCTATGTCACACTGTCCAGTTTAAAGAGGCATGAGAACGTCCACTCATGGCACAGGGCctatccctgtcactactgcAACAAAGTTTTCGCTTTAGCTGAGTACCGCACCAAGCATGAAATCTGGCACACAGGAGAGCGCCGGTACCAGTGCATTTTCTGCTTAGAGACCTTCATGACATACTACATCTTGAAAAACCACCAGAAAGCCTTCCATGGTATTGACCCAAGGCTGGCCGTGAACAAAAAGTCAGCTAACGGTGGCTTTAAGAACAGTGTCTATCCCATCAAGCTCTACAGGCTCTTACCCATGAAGTTCAGAAAGAGGCGCTACAAGACATACAGAAAGACATACGGTGAGGATGAGAATGACCAGGCATTCTCCACTGCTCTTGGCCGTACTTCTCCCACCTCTCCATTCGAAAGTGTTGGTGGACAGTCTTTGTTTTCCATGCCTGTGACTTTCATGGCCACACCGAAGACTATGGCTGTTGGTATGCCTCGTATCGGCTTCGGCCAGCCACTTGACCAAAACATGACACTTCCAATACATTCTGATGAAGACATGCCGCAGTCACAGGATTTCTTATCAGCAGATACAGAGCAAGATGATGCTCTGTCTGAGGCTGAGAACAGCAGATCATCTCTAATGAATTACAAATACACCAATCCCTCTGGAACACAGAGGAAAAAGGGGTCATCAGTTTTGGTTCATGGACACAATGTTGAGTCTCCACCGCACAAAACCACATTCCCAGATGTGAATTCTGCCACCTCAACGGAACGTGTGGGCAACCGGCTAGGTAACATTTCAGCCATTGAAGCCATGGCTGGCCAACTGTTTCTACCAGGAACAGAAAGTCTAGGACAAGAGAAGTCAGTTGGGGGGAAAACAGAGACATACATTGCTAAACCTGCTTGTCCAGGTCCATCCATTGATAGCCATGTCCTTCCTCTCTGTCAGATAACTGTAAAAATAGGCAATGAAGCCATTATTAGGCGTAAAATTAAAGGGTCCAAGCTGTTCccgaagaaaagaaagaggaaaatctGGAACCAAATGGAGGGGAAAGATGTACCCCGCACTTCAGATGAGGGCGTTGGTTGCTCAAGCCTTTGTCAGAGGACAGAGGCTACAGCATCCACCTTAGAGAATGAGCCGTATGATGACCTCAATGATCGTGACACTGGAGACAACTTGTGGCGGCCCTATTATTCATACAAGCCtaaaaagaaaggcaaaaaGCTACGATCCAAACACAGGCAGCATAAGTCTGTAAAGTACTACGCAAGAATGTTTTCCCCACAGCTGAGTGAAAATTTGACAGAAACAGGCTTTGGCTCGGATATGAGTGTTCCAGCTCATAACACCGATCTCAGACGAAGTCTAAGAAGTAACAGCCCAAAGACAACACATGCATGTGACATTTGTAAGGGCCTTTTCACAAATGAGTCCTCTCTCAGAATGCATTTAATCAGCTGTCATCAGTACTTTTGCCAGACATGTGGTAAGCAATGCCTTCCAGAGGATGCTTCCAGTTTTGGGAGCCCTCTTGCAGATGAGAGCAGGGAGTTTGTGTGCAAAAGTTGCATGGAAGATGGCTCCTGTTTTGACAACTCTGCCCCAGGGCCCAGTACAGAAAAACGTTATAGATGCTCCTTTTGCCCTCAGCGTTTTCTATACCTTGCCACCAAGAGGAGCCATGAGAAGAAGCACTTAGAAAAGTCTGGAAAAGGCTACAGCTGCCAGTACTGCCCTAAAGTCTGTAAATCTGCTGCACACCGGGCTGTTCACGAGAAGAAACACTTCATTAAAACTGAGGAACATGAAGATCTAGAGCAAGCTGAAATGGACGTGAAAGATTCAGCCATTATGATTGACAGCTATACTGGGGATAAGGGAGAGCCAAAATCAGAGCCATGGGACAATTCTGATATCAGCACTCAAGCTATGACAAAAGCTGAGGCCTCGTTACATGATAAAGAAATCAGCCACGAAAAAATATCATCTTCTGAAAACCCATTCCTTCTGTCTCTGTCAGAGCTgcaacagaagaaaaaacacaaaagaaagcGGATGATGGAATTTCCAAAAACCTTCAGTTCACAGAGCAATAAAGACTCTATTGGTCTAGTGACATCTGGCCAAAAAGGGCCTTTGCCCATTTTGGGAACAAATAGCTATTGCAGCTCGAGGATGGCCTTTCCAAACTGTTTGACAAGAGACCCTGTCACTAAGGGATCCACCCACCCTGAGCCCACCTACTCTTTATCCAAGTCGCAGCATCGTTTGTGCAAAGAGgagatttattttcatgaccacaaCTGA